The segment CCGCGAATCGTGCCGGTTCGTCCGTTTCGGGACCATCGGCCCCGTGGACGGGACCCCCGGCCCTATCCGCGCGCCGAGCGGCTTCGGGACGCTGCCAGCGTCGCGGCACGCCCACGGGGGGCCGGTCGCGGCACCGAGGAGAGGAATCCGCGCGTGCCCCACCCGCGCCGCCCGTCCGTGCGCCTGCTGACCCGCCGCCAGTACCACCGCCGTCAGGAGCCGCACCGCCGGTGGGGCCGGGGCGCGCGCCGCAACCCGCTCCGCCGCGGGGTGGACCGCGCCCGGCGGCGGGCGGTCGCCCTGGCGTGCTGCGTCCTCGCCGCCGCGCTGGCCGCCGGCGCGGCGGCCGGCTGGCTCGCCCCGCCCCGGCTGCTCCCCGCGGCGCTGGCCAGCGGCCCGTACCGGACGGTGGACCGGGCGCTGCTCGGACTGCTGGCGGCCGGAACGGTCGCGGCCGCCGGGGCCGCCGGGCTGCGCTGGCGGCTGCGGGCGCTGGAACGGCGGGCGGCGGAAGCCTGGGAGCGCTCCTGGCGGCGGGTCGAGCCGCTCTGGTCGGGCCGGGCACTGCCCTGGGCGGACGGCGGGCACGGGGGCGGGGACGGGTGCGGGCGCGGGGACGGGTGCGGGGACTTCGGGAGGGGCTTCGGGAGGGGCTTCGGGCGGGACGGGGAACGGGACGGGGGGCGCTGAGGCGGTCGGATCCGGCGGGGGGTCGAGCACGTCCGGGCGGAAACTGTCAAGGGCCGGTCGGGGCCGTGCCGAGGGCCGGTCGGGTCCGGCCCCGGAGCGGGCGCGGGGGCGGGTGGCCCTGTCGGTCGGCGGGCGGGGTTTGGCAGACTGCCGGGTGTAGGGGTCCGCGAGGAGGAGTTGCTGCCATGTCCGAGGGTTCGGCGCCGATCAGGGTGTTCCTGCTGGACGACCACGAGGTGGTCCGCCGCGGGGTGCACGACCTGCTGGACTCGGAACCGGACCTGCAGGTCGTCGGCGAGGCCGGGACGGTCGAGCAGGCGCTGGCCCGGGTGCCCGCGCTGCGCCCGGACGTCGCGGTGCTCGACATGCGGCTGCCGGACGGCGACGGCGTCACGGTCTGCCGGGAACTGCGCTCGCGGATGCCGCGGCTGGCCTGCCTGATGCTCACCTCGTTCGACGACGAGGAGGCGCTGCTCGACTCGATCATGGCGGGCGCGGCCGGCTACGTGCTCAAGCAGATCAGCGGCACCGACCTGGTCACCGCGATCCGCACGGTCGCCTCCGGGCAGTCGATGCTCGACCCCGGCGCGGCGACCCGGCTGATGGCCCGGATGCGCGGCGAGTCGCCGGCGCCCGCGCCGGAGTTCCCGCAACTGACCGACCGGGAGCGGGAGATCCTGGCGCTGATCGGCGAGGGCCTCACCAACCGGCAGATCGGCGAGCGGGTGTACCTCGCCGAGAAGACCGTGAAGAACCACATCTCCCGGCTGCTCGCCAAGCTCGGCGTGGAGCGCCGCGTCCAGGCCGCGGTGATCGCCACCCAGACCCTGGCCGCCCAGTCCGGCGGCACCGAGCGCGGGCACTGAGCGCGGGCGCCGTCCGGCCTGCCGCTCGACGCGTTGTCCGGGCCGCTCGCTAGGGTTCGCCCAGGTCGTCGGCGAGCGGCGGCGGTCGAGCAGGTGGAGGAACGGTGCGGCGCTGGGAGCTGGTCGACGGCGGTTCGGCGAAGTTCTGGGAGGCGGCGGCCGACGGCGCCGCGGTGCACGTCCGGTACGGGCGGATCGGCACGGCCGGGCAGCTCAGGACCAAGGAACTGGCCGACCCGGCGGCGGCCGCCGCGCACCTCGCCAGGCTGATCGCGGAGAAGGAGCGCAAGGGGTACGCGGCGGCTGCCGTGGCGGAGCCCGCCGCCGCGCCCGCCGCGCCTGCCGCGCCCGTTTCACGTGCCGAGCCCGCCGCTGAGCCCGTCGCGCCCGCCGCGCTGCCCGACGAGGACGTCTTCGTGCTGCCCGCGGCGTGGCGGGCCCACGTGGTGCCGCGTCGCGGTGGCGGGGTGCCGGCCGGGCCGTGGCGGCCGTCGGTGGGGCCGGAGGGCGCCGTCGAGTGGGAGGAGCGGCTGCTCGCCGAGGAGGAGCGGGCGGTCGAGAAGGTGCTGTCCTCGAAGCACGGCGACCCGGAGGTGGTGCGGGCCGTGCGGGCGCACCTGGCGGGGGCGCCGGACCCGGTCGGCGCGGCGGCGCTGGCCGCGGTGCTGAACCCGCGGCACGCCGACGATCCGGCGCGCCGGCAGTTCGACTCCTGGGTGGTGCGGTTCGGCCCGGAGTTCGCGGTGCGGGCGGCGCTGCGGGCGCTGGAGGTGCGGGGCACCCCGCTGTGGGCGATGTGGCAGAACCGGGGGGTGGGGTTCCGGCGGGATCCGGTGGACACCGTGCACGCGGTGACGCTGGAACTCGGCCTGCTGGCCGCCGCCCGCCGGATGCTGGCCGGCGCCGAGGAGCCGGTGCGGCAGGCCGCGCTGGCGGCGCTGGACGGCGCCCGCGACACGCCGCTGCGGCGCGCGGTGATCGCGTACCTGACGCCGGAGCGGACCGCACTGGTGGACGCCTGCCTGGCCGACCCGTCCGCGTCCGCCGATCCGCTGGTGCGGACGCTGCTGGCGTACGCCCTGGGCAGTGCGGAGCAGGTGGCGCGGTTCGGGGATGCCGACGGGGTGCTGCGGTACGCCTGGCGGCACGAGCTGGTCGCCACCCTCGCCGACGGGGCCGGGACGGCCGGGGCACCGCTGGTGCGGGCCGGGGCGGTGCCGGAGGGCTACGCGCACGACAGCGAGTGGTACGCCGAGTTCCTGGCCGCGTTCCCGACCGACGGGACACTGGCCGAGCTGATCGACCGGATCGCCGACAAGCACGCCCGGGTCGCCCTGCTGGGGGCGGTCGAGCGGCAGCCGGTGCGGGCGCTGCGGCTGCTGGCGGCGGCCGCCCGGCGCGGCGGGTCGGACGCGGCGGCGGCCCGGCGCGGCGGGGCGGACGCGGCGGCGGCCCGGCGCGGCGGGGCGGACGCGGCGGCGGCCCGGCTGATGCTCAACGGGCTGGTGGCGCGGCTGCGTTCGCGGCTGGCGGAGCTGCTGCCCCGGCTGGACGAGGCGACCGCGGCGTTCGTCCGGTCGCTGGACGGCGCGCGGGAGCCGCTGCCGGAGGCCGCGCCCGCCGCGCTGCCCGCGCTGCTGGCCTCGCCGCCGTGGGAGCGGCCGCGCGCTGCCCGGCCGCCGAAGGCGCTGACCGTCCCGGCCGCCGACCAGGATGCCGAACTGCTGTGGGAGGAGGGCGAGTCGGCGTCGTTCGCGGCCGCCACCGCCCACTACTGGCAGTACCCGGCGGCCACCGACTGGCGGGCCGAACTGAAGAAGGCGCAGCAGCCCTCCAGGGCGTGGGACCTCGGCCGGCTGCTGGTGCAGGGCCCGGACGAGCTGGTGGCGCCGCTGCTGGAGAGCCTGGAGCCGCGGGCGCTGGCCGAGTCCACCGACCAACTTCCGCCGCTGCTGGCCAGGTTCGGGACGGCGGCGCTGCGGCTGGTGCTCGGCGCGGCGCAGGCCCGGCCGAGCGAGGCGGCGGCGGTGCTGCTGCCGGTGCGCGGCGCGGCCGCGGCGGCCCTGATGGCGGACGTCCTGGTGCGGCTCAAGTCCGTTCAGCCGGTGGCCCGTTCGTGGTTCGCCCGGCACGGGGTGGCGGGCGTGCTGCCGCTCGTCCCGGCGGCGGTCGGCAAGGCCGGCCGGGGGCGGGTCGCGGCGGAGCACGCGCTGCGGGCGGTCGCGGCGCGGGAGGGTGAGCCGGTGCTGCTGGCGGCGGTGGCGGAGCGGTACGGCGAGCCGGCCGCGGCGGCGGTCGCCGAGGCGCTGGCCTCCGATCCGCTGGAGACCGCGCTGCCCGCGAAGCTGCCCGAACTCCCGGACTGGCTGCGGCTGGAGGCACTGCCGCAGGTGGCGCTGGCGGGCGGCGGCGGGGCGCTGCCGCCGCAGGCGGTGCGGAACCTGGTGACGATGCTGCAGCTGAGCAAGCCGCGCGAGCCGTACCCGGGTCTGGCGCCGGTCGCCGAGCAGGTCGGGCGGGCGGCGGCGGCCGGGTTCGGCTGGGCGGTGTTCGAGGAGTGGCGGCAGGCGGGCATGCCGGCCAAGGACGGCTGGGCGCTGTACGGGCTCGGCGGCCTGGGCGACGACGGGACCGCCCGCCGGCTGGCCCCGGTGCTGCGCGAGTGGCCCGGCCAGGCCGCCCACCAGCGCGCGGTGGAGGGCCTGGACGTGCTGGCCTCGATCGGCACCGACGCCGCGCTGACCCAACTGCACGGCATCGCCCAGCGGGTGAAGTTCAAGGCGCTCAAGTCCCGGGCCCAGGAGCGGATCACCGAGATCGCCGAGGCACTCGGCCTGAGCGCCGAGCAGTTGGGCGACCGGCTGGTGCCGGCCCTCGGGCTGGACGCCGACGGCACCACCGTCATCGACTACGGGACGCGGACCTTCACCGTCGGCTTCGACGAGCAGCTCCGCCCGTACGTCCTGGACTCGGACGGCAGGCGCCGCAAGGACCTGCCCGCCGTCGGCACCCGCGACGACCAGGCCCTGGCCAGCGCCGAACGCAAGCGCTTCACCGCCCTGAAGAAGGACGCCCGCACCCTGGCCGGCGACCAGCTGGCCCGCCTCGAAACCGCCATGACCACCGAACGCGCCTGGAGCGCGGCCGAGTTCACCGAACTGCTGGTCGGGCACCCGCTGCTCGGCCACCTGGTCCGCCGCCTGCTCTGGACCACCGGCCCGGACACCTTCCGGGTCGCCGAGGACCGCACCCTCGCCGACCACGACGACCGGCCGTTCACCCTGCCCGCCGACGCCACCGTCCGCCTCGCCCACCCGCTGCACCTCGACCCGGCGGCGGCCGCGGCCTGGGGCGAGGTGTTCGCGGACTACGAGCTGGTCCAGCCGTTCCGCCAACTGGGCCGCCCGGTCGTCCGGTTGACCGAGGAGGAGGCCGCCGGGCACCGGCTGCACCGGTTCGAGAAGCACACCGTGCCGGTCGGCCGGGTGCTCGGGCTGACCGCGCGCGGCTGGCAGCGCGGCACGCCGATGGACGCGGGCGTCGAGTGCTGGATCCACAAGCCGCTGCCGGACGGCCGGTTCGTGGTGATCGCGCTGAACCCGGGCATCGTGGTCGGCCTGGTCAACGAGCTGGGCGACCAGACCTTCGAGGCGGTGTGGCTCGGCACGGCGCCGGGCGACTATTGGCCGGGCCGGTACCCGTACGACGAGCGCTTCGCCGACCTGGCGCCGGTCACCGCCTCCGAAGTGCTGCTGGAACTTGAGGAGTTGACCTCCGCCTGACCGGCCGCCGGGGGCTCAGGGCACCAGCGGTCCGGCCAGCACCGCCAGCCCGGCCGCGCGGTCGCCGGACCAGTGCAGTTCGCCGGTGTCGCGCGGCTTGCGGCCCCACAGGGTCAGCAGCAGGTCCTCGGCGGTGCCGGAGACCTCGGCGACCGGCTCGCCGGGGCCGTACGTCCAGGACCGGCCGAGGTCGGTGGCGGTCAGTCGGACGGCCCGCTCGGGTGCGGTGGCGGCGCCGCGGGTGACCATCCGGCCCGCCATCACCTCGAAGACCTCGGCGACGCCGTCGGCGGCGAGTTCCGGGTCGAGCGGGCGGGGCGCGCCGAGCGCGTGCGCGGCGTCCCAGCGGTGCACCAGGGTCTCCTGGGCGCGGCGGCGGCGCCAGAAACCGACCGTGTGCGGCGGGAAGAACGTCCACGCCTCGGTGTCGGGGTCGGCCGACAGGGCCTCCACCAGGGCGTCCGCGCTCTGCGCGTACCAGGCCCGGAGCGCGGCCGGGTCGGCGGGCGCGGCGTCCTCGTCGTAGCGGTCGCCGCGCTTCTCCCGGACGGCGGCGACCACCCACAGGTTGCCCGCCCCCATGTGCCGGGCGAGGTCGGTCAGCGTCCAGTCGCCGCAGTGCTCGACGGAAGCGGTCAGGTCGCCGTTCAGCAGCGCGCCGAACTCGTCGAGTTCGCGCCGGAGTTCCACCAGATAGTCCACCCGCGCCACGATACCTCCCGGCGGGTCCGGAACCCGCTGGTGGTCCGGCACTCGGGCGGGCGGTCGGGCCGGCGGTCGGTCGGGCGGCCGCGCGGAGCTGCCGGTGGTGCGAGGCGGCGATCTCGCGGGCGACCCGCAGGCCGTCCGCGCCGCCGAACCGCTCGGTGAACCGGAGGCGTCGACCTCCGGATGGGTGGGTTCCGGCGCCGGTTTCCGGCCGCTCCGGGCCCGCCCCGGGCCCGCTCCGGGCGGGGGTGGCGGGGCGGGCGCGGCGGGCGGGCCGGGTGGGGCGGGCCGGTGGGGGTGCTGGGGATGGTGGGCGGTCGCGGGGCGCGGGGGGCCGGCCGGGGATCGGCCGGGTTCCGCCGGGGCCGGGCGGCTCCGGGGGCTGGGCCGCCGGGGGGCGGCGCTCCTAGCATGTGAGTCGCCGCCGGGGGCCGAAGTCCCGGGCGGCCGGGCGCCGTTGCAGCCGGCGCCGATCGGACAGCACCGGACGCCTCGGTTTTCCGTGGCCGCGTCCGGGTTCCACCGCGCACCGCGGCGCCGCCGCGGTGACGTCGGGCTCCCCGCTCCGAACCGTTCGACCCGCCCGGCATCGGCACGGCACCGTCCCAGGACGGCCGTTCCCCCTGCCCCGGGCGGGAGTTCTCAGCGCACGCCCCGCACGCAGTCGGCACCTGTCCCCCACCACCCCTGGAGTCACACCCATGGCCGTCCGCTCCGCCCTGTCCGCGCGCAGACCTCTGCGCCTCGTCCCGCTCGTCCTGGCCCTGCTGGCCGCCCTGCTGGCGGTGGCCGTCCCGGCCGCCGCCCCGGCGCACGCCGCCGTGCCCGACCGGTGGGGTTTCGCGTACCTGGACAACCCGACGCCGCCGCCGGGCTACGTCCCCGACCCGAGCCGCCAGTGGGGCAGTTGGCCCACTCCGGCGAGCAACCCGGTGAAGGTCGACCAGGTCTCGGCCGGCGGGTACGTGGTGCACTTCCCGCTGATCGGCGGCCCCGGCGGCATCGCGCACGCCACCGCCGTGAACCGCACCGGCACCTGGTGCCAGATCCAGGGCTGGGGCACCGTCGGCACCGGCCTCGACGTCAAGGTCGCCTGCTACGACCCGTCCGGCGCGCCCGCGCCCTCGGCGTTCACCGTGCTGTTCACCAGCAGCAGCGGCACGCCCACCACGCCCGGCAACTACGGCTACCTGTACTCGCTGCCCTCCGGCGCGCTGGTCACCCAGTACAACTCGGCGGGCGGCGCCAACCTGTCCAGCCACGGCTCCACCGGCATCTGGAAGGCCTGGCTGCCGAACCTGGGCTCCTCGGTCGAGGTCGGCAACGTGCAGGTCACCGCAGTCGACTCCAGCCAGGGCGCGCGCTGCAAGATCGCGAACTGGTACCCGGCGAGCACCGGCCAGACCTTCCTGGTCGCCTGCTTCGACGCCGCCAACGCGCCGTACGACACCGCCTGGACGCTCAGCTACTCGGTCAAGCGGGCCGTGCACGGGCCCGCGCTGCCGCCGAAGTCCTTCGGCTACCTCTGGTACAACGGCTCGGTCCCGGCCGGGACGAACTTCAACTCGGTCGGCGGCGTGAACAGTTGGAGCATCGGCGTGCCGTCCTCCGTGGTGCTGCCGGGCGTCGCCGTCCCGTCCGACCACGCCCAGGTCACCGCGTACGGCAGCGGCCCCGGCTGGTGCCACCTCGCGCAGCCCTGGCTCCGCAGCGGGAGCACCGTGCAGCTGACCCCGCTCTGCTTCAACCCCGGCGGCGCCCCCGTCGCGGCGCCCTTCCTGCTGGCCTACACCTCGGCGTTCTGACCCGCTGAGGGCCGGTGACCCCGGCACCGACGGCCCCGGCACCGCCGCACCCGGCGGTGTCGGGGCCACTGGCTAGTGCCGCGTCAGGCAACCTTTGCCGTCAAGGAGCGGCTCCCCCAGCCCCAAGGGGGGCTGGGAGGTGCCCCCTTGGTGCGTGCTATCGGCGTGCCGGCCGGAAGTCCTCGTACTGGATGTACTTGGGCTTTCGTCCGGTGCGGCGAGCGGGCCCCTCCTGCCCGGTGGCGGGCAAGGAGGGCGCGTGCCGGGCGTCGCGACGGGCGAAGGTTGCCTGACGCGGCACTAGGGTGGGCAGCGACGTTGGTCGGCCGGTGGGTACGCCAGAGGGTACGGGTGCGGGAGGCGCGGTGCTGCGGCAAGGGGAGACGGACGAGGACGCCTTCGCGTGGCCGGCGGCCTGGGGGGCGCTGGTGGTGCCGCGGCGCGGGGGCGGGGCGGTGTCGTCCGCCGAGTGGCCCGGGCGCGCGGCGGTGGCCGCCGAGGACGCGCTGACCGCCGAGCACCGCGAGTGGATCGACCGGGTCTGCGGGTCCCCGCACTCCGACCCGGCGCTGGTGCGCGCCGCGCGGGCCTACCTGGACGGCGCGGCGGACCCGCTCGGCGCGGCCTGCGTCGCCTCGATGCTGCCCCCGCTGTACGAGGAGGGCGCGGCGGGCGGGGCGCTGCTGGTCGACGCCTGGACGGCGCGGCACGGCCTGGTGTTCGCCGTCCGCGCCGCGGTCGCCTCGCTGGAGGTCGGCCACGCGCACGCGTGGCCGAAGTGCGCCGCCGAACGCCTGCTGCCGGGGAACCCGGACTCGCCCACGTTCGGCCGGGAGCAGGCCAAACTGCTGCGCTGGGCACGGCACTTGCTCTCCACCGCCGCCGAGCCCGAGTACCTGGCCGCCCGCGCGGCGGCCGGGGAGCTGCGCCCCGGCGGGCGACTGCACCGGGCGGGCGCCGGGTTCCTCTTCCCCGAGGTGCCGGGCTGGGTGGACGAGTGGATCGCCGAGCTGCCGCAGGAGCGGCGGGACCGCTCGCTGTGGGCGCTGCTGCTGTCCGCGCTCGGCGAGCGCGCGCAGGCCGAGCGGCTGGCCGTCCGGACGGCCTGGTTCTCCTGGGACGCGGCGACGGCGGCGACCGTCGCGGACGGCCTGGGCACCGGCGCGGTGCCGCTGCTCGCCCGGGCGCTGCGCCGGCTGGACAGCGGCGACGACGCCCGCCGGCTCGCCGCGCTGCTGCTGGAGTTCCCGAGCGACGAGGCGATGCTGGCGCTGCTGGAGCGGGCCGACGACAAGTCGGTGGCGCCGGTGCTGTGGGAGGCCGTGGAACGCTACCCGGTGCGCGGCCTGCGGCTGTTGGCGGCGGCCGCGCGAGAGGGCGGGACGACCGGGACCGCCGGGAGCACGTGGACGACCGCCCGGCACCTGCTGGACCGCCGACTGCGCGGCCTGGCCGGGGAGTCGGAACCGCTGCTGGCCCGACTCGACACGCGGACGGCC is part of the Kitasatospora setae KM-6054 genome and harbors:
- a CDS encoding response regulator; its protein translation is MSEGSAPIRVFLLDDHEVVRRGVHDLLDSEPDLQVVGEAGTVEQALARVPALRPDVAVLDMRLPDGDGVTVCRELRSRMPRLACLMLTSFDDEEALLDSIMAGAAGYVLKQISGTDLVTAIRTVASGQSMLDPGAATRLMARMRGESPAPAPEFPQLTDREREILALIGEGLTNRQIGERVYLAEKTVKNHISRLLAKLGVERRVQAAVIATQTLAAQSGGTERGH
- a CDS encoding DUF4132 domain-containing protein encodes the protein MRRWELVDGGSAKFWEAAADGAAVHVRYGRIGTAGQLRTKELADPAAAAAHLARLIAEKERKGYAAAAVAEPAAAPAAPAAPVSRAEPAAEPVAPAALPDEDVFVLPAAWRAHVVPRRGGGVPAGPWRPSVGPEGAVEWEERLLAEEERAVEKVLSSKHGDPEVVRAVRAHLAGAPDPVGAAALAAVLNPRHADDPARRQFDSWVVRFGPEFAVRAALRALEVRGTPLWAMWQNRGVGFRRDPVDTVHAVTLELGLLAAARRMLAGAEEPVRQAALAALDGARDTPLRRAVIAYLTPERTALVDACLADPSASADPLVRTLLAYALGSAEQVARFGDADGVLRYAWRHELVATLADGAGTAGAPLVRAGAVPEGYAHDSEWYAEFLAAFPTDGTLAELIDRIADKHARVALLGAVERQPVRALRLLAAAARRGGSDAAAARRGGADAAAARRGGADAAAARLMLNGLVARLRSRLAELLPRLDEATAAFVRSLDGAREPLPEAAPAALPALLASPPWERPRAARPPKALTVPAADQDAELLWEEGESASFAAATAHYWQYPAATDWRAELKKAQQPSRAWDLGRLLVQGPDELVAPLLESLEPRALAESTDQLPPLLARFGTAALRLVLGAAQARPSEAAAVLLPVRGAAAAALMADVLVRLKSVQPVARSWFARHGVAGVLPLVPAAVGKAGRGRVAAEHALRAVAAREGEPVLLAAVAERYGEPAAAAVAEALASDPLETALPAKLPELPDWLRLEALPQVALAGGGGALPPQAVRNLVTMLQLSKPREPYPGLAPVAEQVGRAAAAGFGWAVFEEWRQAGMPAKDGWALYGLGGLGDDGTARRLAPVLREWPGQAAHQRAVEGLDVLASIGTDAALTQLHGIAQRVKFKALKSRAQERITEIAEALGLSAEQLGDRLVPALGLDADGTTVIDYGTRTFTVGFDEQLRPYVLDSDGRRRKDLPAVGTRDDQALASAERKRFTALKKDARTLAGDQLARLETAMTTERAWSAAEFTELLVGHPLLGHLVRRLLWTTGPDTFRVAEDRTLADHDDRPFTLPADATVRLAHPLHLDPAAAAAWGEVFADYELVQPFRQLGRPVVRLTEEEAAGHRLHRFEKHTVPVGRVLGLTARGWQRGTPMDAGVECWIHKPLPDGRFVVIALNPGIVVGLVNELGDQTFEAVWLGTAPGDYWPGRYPYDERFADLAPVTASEVLLELEELTSA
- a CDS encoding maleylpyruvate isomerase family mycothiol-dependent enzyme, which translates into the protein MDYLVELRRELDEFGALLNGDLTASVEHCGDWTLTDLARHMGAGNLWVVAAVREKRGDRYDEDAAPADPAALRAWYAQSADALVEALSADPDTEAWTFFPPHTVGFWRRRRAQETLVHRWDAAHALGAPRPLDPELAADGVAEVFEVMAGRMVTRGAATAPERAVRLTATDLGRSWTYGPGEPVAEVSGTAEDLLLTLWGRKPRDTGELHWSGDRAAGLAVLAGPLVP